In Nocardioides sp. W7, the genomic stretch CTCGGCACCCTCACGAACACCGTGAAAGCAAGGTAGAAGCGACCCCCATGACTGCCCCGACCGCCCCGACCGTCCGCGTCCGCATGGCCCCGTCCCCGACGGGCAGCCCGCACGTCGGCCTCGTGCGCACCGCCCTGTTCAACTGGGCCTTCGCCCGCCACCACGGCGGCACCTTCGTGGTCCGGATCGAGGACACCGACAAGGCCCGCTCCACCCAGGAGTCCTACGACTCGATCATCGACCTGATGCGCTGGCTCGGCCTGGACTGGGACGAGGGCCCCGAGGTCGGCGGCCCGCACGCTCCGTACTTCCAGAGCGAGCGCGGTGAGTTGTACGCCGACGCCCTGGCCCGGCTGCGCGAGTCGCGGTTCACCTACGACTGCTACTGCACCACCGAGGAGGTCGACGCGCGCCGCAAGGCCTCCGGCTCCAAGGTGATGGGGTACGACGGCTTCTGCCGCGAGCTCACCGACGAGCAGGTCGCCGCGTTCGTGGCGGACGGACGCAAGCCGGTCGTCCGGTTCCGGATGCCCGACGGGTCGATCACCTGGACCGACCTGGTCCGCGGCGAGGTCACGTTCGAGACCCAGTTCGTCCCCGACTACGCGCTGTGCCGCGCGAACGGCGACCCGCTCTACACGCTGGTCAACCCGGTCGACGACGCGCTGATGGAGATCACCCACGTGCTCCGGGGCGAGGACCTGCTCTCCAGCACGCCCCGCCAGCTCGCGCTGTACGCCGCCCTCACCGAGCTCGGGATCGCCCAGCAGACGCCGCAGTTCGGCCACCTGCCCTACGTGCTGGGCGAGGGCAACAAGAAGCTCTCCAAGCGCGACCCGGAGGCGCACGCGCTCGCCTACCGCGACCAGGGCTTCCTGCCCGAGGGGCTGCTGAACTACCTGGCCCTGCTGGGCTGGTCGATCGCCGCCGACCGCGACGTCTTCTCGCTGGCGGAGATGGTCGAGGCCTTCGACATCGGCGACGTCAACCCCAACCCGGCGCGCTTCGATCTCAAGAAGGCCGAGGCGATCAACGCCTCGCACCTGCGGCTGCTCCCGCTCGACGAGCTGACCCACCGGGTGCTCCCGCACCTGAAGGCGGCGGGCGTGGTCGGCGACCCCGTCGGCGACGCCGACGCCCAGCTGCTCGAGCTGGCCATGCCCCTGGTCGGCGAGCGGATCAACAAGCTCACCGAGGCCGTCGACATGCTCGGCTTCCTCTTCGTCGCCGAGGACGACTTCGTCCGTGACGAGACCGACGTCGCCAAGGTCCTCACCGAGGACGGCCGACGGGTCGTGCAGGCGGCGTACGACGCCGTGGAGCCGCTCACCCAGTGGTCCACCGCGTCCCTCCAGGAGGCGCTGCAGGCCAAGCTGGTCGACGAGCTCGGCTTCAAGCCGCGCAACGCCTACGGTCCGGTCCGGGTGGCCGTCACGGGCAAGCGGATCTCGCCGCCGCTGTTCGAGTCGATGGAGCTGCTCGGTCGCGAGCGGAGCCTCGCGCGGCTGCGCTCCGCGGTGAGTTGAGAGCCGAGCTGATGGAGGGCGGGCGGCTGGAGTACCACCGGCTGCAGCGGCTCGGACCGTGGGCCTGGTGGCGACCGGTGGTGGGGGTGCTGGGCCTGCTCGCCGCCTTCGTGGTGGTCGTGCCGTTCGGAGTGCTGGCGACGTTCACCGTCGGCATCGCGGCCTCCGGCGCCGACGTCACCTCGACGGTGGATCGGATGCTCGACACCGACAAGGTCACCCCGCTGGCGCTGGCGTACCTGAATGTCGCGATCGCGGCGATGATCCCGGTCACCTGGCTGCTGATGCGGTCGCTGCACGGCCTGCGGCCGCGCTGGCTGGCCTCGGTCCTGCCCCGGATCCGGTGGGGCTGGCTGCTGGCCTGCTTCGGCCTCGCCGTGGTCTCGCTGCTGATGACCGTGGTCGTCAGCGCGCTGCTGCCGGCCCAGACCGACGGCACCGAGCTCAGCGGGAGCCTCAACGACTTCACCAGCACGACCCGCGACTTCCTGCTCGTCATCGTGCTGCTGACCCCGCTGCAGGCCGCGGGGGAGGAGTACGTCTTCCGGGGCTACCTCACCCAGGCGTTCGGCGGGCTGGTGCGCTCGCCCTGGCTCGCGGTGCTGGGCCCGGCGCTGCTGTTCGCGCTCGCCCACGGTGCGCAGGACCCGCCGGTCTTCTTCGACCGCTTCGCCTTCGGGGTGGTCGCCGGTCTCCTCGTCGTCTGGACCGGCGGCCTGGAGGCGGGCATCGCGATGCACGTGCTGAACAACTTCCTGGCCTTCGGGGTGGCGCTGGCGTTCGGCGAGATGGCGACGGTGCTGAACCCCACGGGCGGCACCTGGTGGAGCCTCCCCGTCACGCTCACGCAGTCGCTGTCGTTCCTCGGCCTGACCCTGCTGGTGGCCCGGGCGACGGGCCTGCGGACCCGCTCGGAGGCGCCCGTTTTGGAGGCGCCGCGACCTCGCGTGTAGTGTTTCTTCTCGGTTCGAGACGAGCCGTACGGCACCGGAAAAGGTGCGCCATTGGGATATGGTGTAATTGGCAACACGACTGGTTCTGGTCCAGTTATTCTAGGTTCGAGTCCTAGTATCCCAGCGAGATCGCGGCAGTTCCGAAGTCGGAAACACCGCGATTTTGAGCGAAACGACAGCCTCGGTTAGAGTTTCGCAGGTCGTTCGGAGGGGCTCTTAGGGGCCGATCCAGACGACATGCCCCCGTTGTGTAGCGGCCTAGCACGGCGCCCTCTCACGGCGTTAGCGCCGGTTCGAATCCGGTCGGGGGTACACCGTCCGCAGGGCCCTGAGCAGCAGAGATGCTGGTCAGGGCCCTGCGGCATTTCCCCTCAGGCGCTCAGGCGCAGAGGCCGGCGGCCTGGGCGTCGGCCCTCTCCTGCTCCTGCTCGACCGAGGCGGTGGCTCCGGCGGTCGGCGTGGGCGACTGGCTGGAGGGCGGCTTCGCGGCGCTGATGGAGCTGTCGCTGAAGCCGCGACCCAAGGGGGCGTCGGCGATGATCCGCTGCCACAGCCGGTCGGCGTCGGCGGTCCACTGCAGCCGGTTCGCGTCGAGGGCGTAGTCCTCGATCGGCACGGTGATGAACTTGATGTCGCTCAGGCCGGTCTCGCGGAACTGCATCGCCAGGTCGGCGAGGTCCTTGACCCGGTCGAGCTCGTCGTCGACCTGGATCGAGCCGACGACGGCCTGGAGGAAGTTGCGGACCTTGGTGGGCTGGCTCAGCGTGTTGGCCGAGAGCAGCTTGTTGATCATCGACGCCACGAAGGCCTGCTGCCGCTTCATCCGGCCGATGTCACCGGTGACGGACAGGGTGTAGCGCTCGCGCACGTAGTCGAGCGCCTGCGCGCCGGTGAGCTCCTGGGTGCCCGCGTCGAGGAAGATGTCGTGCTTCTCGTCGCGCACCTCCTTCGGGATGCACACCTGCACCCCGTCGACCGCGTCGACCATCTCCTTGAAGCCCCGGAAGTCGAGCACGATGAAGTGGTCGACGAAGACGCCCGTCAGCGTCTCCACCAGCTGGACGGTGCACAGCGGGCCGCCCACGGCGAACGCCGTGTTGAACAGGACCGCGTCCTCGCCGGGGATCTCCTCGCCCTCGTGGTCCACGCAGTCGGGGCGGTCGACGATGGCGTCGCGCGGCAGGCTCACGCCGTACGCCTCCTGCCGGTCCGCGGAGACGTGCAGCAGCATCGTCACGTCGGACCCGCCCCCGCCGCTCTCGCCGTCGATCCCGCAGCCCGCACAGCTCCGGTCGTCGGAGCCCATCACCAGGATGTTCAGCGGCTCCTTCGGGCCGTCCGCCTCGGGCTTGTCGTCCCCCGAGTGCGGGATCGCCAGCCCCGGCCCGAGCTCGTCGTCGAGCTGGCGGACGACGACGTACACGGTGCCGGCCGTCAGGATCGCGACGACGAGCTGGGTGACGAGAATGACCGTCAGCACGGGGGAGAGGCGACGCCGGCGAGTCCGGAGGGACTGGGTCGCGGGTGCCGGCGCGGCCGGCGGCTGCTCGTCGTCGGCCACGGGGTCATCGTGGCATCCGGCCGCCCGGATATCGGCCGGATCGGCACCGACGTCACACATTCTTGACAATCTCTCAGGCGACAGGCGAGCCGCTCGGCCGGTGGTCCCCGTGTCCGATTTCCGCCAGAAGGTGTCGGTGGGATGAGGGAGGATGAGGCCATGACGACGAGCGGGACGACACCGGCGGGGCACCTCGACCCCGAGTCGTGCTACCGCGCGGTGAAGTCGCGCGACCGTCGCTTCGACGGCGTCTTCTACACCGCGGTCCGCACGACCGGCATCTACTGCCGACCCAGCTGCCCCGCACGCACCCCGGGGTACGCCAACGTGACCTTCCACCCGAGCGCGGCCGCGGCCCAGGCGGCCGGCTACCGCGCCTGCAAGCGCTGCCTCCCGGACGCGACGCCCGGCAGCCCCGACTGGGACGTCTCCGCGACCGCGGCCGGCCGCGCGATGCGGCTGATCGCCGACGGCGTCGTCGACCGGGAGGGCGTGGACGGGTTGGCGGGCCGGGTCGGCTACACCCCGCGCCACCTGAGCCGGATCCTCACCGCCGAGCTCGGCGCGGGTCCGCTCGCCCTGGCCCGGGCCCGGCGTGCCCAGACCGCCCGGGTCCTGATCGAGACCACCGCGCTGTCGCACACCGATGTCGCGTTCGCGGCGGGGTTCTCCAGCGTGCGCCAGTTCAACGACACGATCCGCGAGGTCTACTCCGCCAGCCCGACCGAGCTGCGCGGTCGCCGGGGGAGCGCCCGGGCGACGACCGGCACCGTCTCGATGCGGCTCGCGGTCCGCACCCCCTTCGCGGGCCGGGCGCTGCTCGACTTCCTGGCGCACCACCTGATCCCGGGCGTGGAGGCCGCGGGCCCGGGCTGGTACGCCCGCACCCTGGACCTCCCGCACGGACCCGGCACGGTCCGACTCGACGTCGACGACGCCACGACCAGCGGCGAGACGGCCTTCGTCGCGGCGACCTTCGCGCTCACCGACCTGCGGGACACGACGGCCGCCGTGGAGCGCGCGCGCCGCCTGGTCGACGCCGACTGCGACCCGGTGGCGGTAGGCGACCACTTCGCCGGCGACCCGGTGGTCGGCCCGCTCGCCCGGGCCACGCCCGGCCTGCGGGTCCCTGGTCAGGTCGACGGCGACGAGGTCGCGGTCCGCACCGTGATCGGTCAGCAGGTCAGCGTGGCCGGCGCCTGCACCGTCACCGGCCGGCTGGTCGCCGAGCACGGCACCCCGGTCGACACCGGCATCCCCGGGCTGACCCATCTCTTCCCGTCCGCCGCCACCCTGGCCGCGCTCGACCCGGCGACCCTGCCCATGCCGCGGTCCCGCGGTCGGGCCCTGGTCGGGCTGTGCGCGGCGCTCGCGTCCGGTGCCGTCGCCCTCGACCGCGGACCCGACCGCGACGTCGTACGCCGCCGGCTGCTGGAGCTGCCCGGCGTCGGGCCATGGACGGCCGACTACGTCGCGATGCGGGCGCTCGCCCACCCCGACGTCTTCCTGCCGACCGATGTCGGCGTGCGCAACGCCCTGACCGGGCTGGGCCACGACCCGGGCGCGGTCGTCGCCGCGAGCGAGCGCTGGCGACCCTGGCGCTCCTACGCCCTGATGCACCTGTGGAACACCCTCATGCCGCCCGTCCCCGCCACCCTTCAGGAGAGCTGACCATGTGGACCGTCATCGACTCACCGATCGGCGAGCTCCGGCTCGTCGAGCGCCACGACGCGATCACCGCCATCGAGTTCTCGCCCTTCCGCGACGGCGACGGCCGGGTCCGCGGCGACCGCGACGACGCGCACCCGATGCTGGTCGAGACCGCGCGCCAGCTGCGCGCCTACTTCGACCGTGACCTCAAGGAGTTCGACCTCCCGCTCGCGCCCGTGGGCAGCGACTTCCAGCGGCGGGTCTGGGCCGAGCTCGTCGCGATCGGGTACGGCGAAACCGCGTCGTACGGCCAGGTCGCCCACCGGCTCGGCATGACCAACGCCGCCTCGCGTGCGGTGGGCCTGGCCAACGGCCGCAACCCGATCCCGATCGTGATCCCGTGCCACCGGGTGATCGGCGCCAACGGCACCCTCACCGGGTACGCCGGCGGCCTGGAGCGCAAGCAGCTGCTCCTGGAGCTGGAGCAGGACGCGCTGTTCTGACGTCGGCCGATCGGGTGGCTGTCACGCTGTGCCCATGAGCGGCTGGCAGACGCACGCGACCCGGACGGCCTACGAGAACGCCTGGATCCGGGTGCGCGAGGACGAGGTCACGCGGCCCGACGGCAGCACCGGCGTATACGGCGTGACCGAGGTGCGCCACCCGGCCGTGTTCATCGTCCCGGTGACCGAAGAGGGTGAGGTGCTGCTCATCCGGCTGTTCCGCTACCCGATCGGCCGGGACTCGCTCGAGGTGCCGGCCGGCGGCTCGGACGGGCAGGAGCCGCTGGTCGCGGCCCGGCGGGAGCTGCGCGAGGAGACCGGGCGTACGGCGGCCACCTGGACCCACCTCGGTCGGGTCTTCTCCCTCAACGGCGTCGCGGACGCCCGGGCCGAGGTGTTCCTGGCCCAGGGCCTCGCCGACGAGGGCGGGGGCAGCCAGGCGGAGGAGGGGATCTCCGAGGTGCTCACCGTGCCCTGGGACGACGTCCTGGGCATGGTGCGCACGGGAGCCATCCACGACAGCGAGACGGTCTCGTGCCTGATGCTGGCCGGCCTCGCGCTGGGCCGGATCGGCTGAGCTGGCTCCGTCCGGGGACTACTCCGCAGCGGCGCGGCGCAGCGACTCGGAGAGCCGCTCCGCGGCGGCGAGCACGGCGGGAGCGTGCATCCGCCCGGGCTGCCGGGACAGCCGCTCCAACGGGCCGGAGACCGAGACCGCGGCGATGATCTTGCCGCTGGGGGAGCGGACGGGTGCCGACACCGAGGCGACGCCCTGCTCGCGCTCGCCGACGGACTGGGCCCAGCCGCGGCGGCGGATGCCGGAGAGTGCGGCCGCCGAGAACGCGGCGTTCTGCAGGCCGCGGTGCATGCGCTCGGGGTCCTCCCAGGCCAGCAGCACCTGCGCGGCCGAGCCGGCGCGCATGGTGAGCTGCGAGCCGACCGGGATGGTGTCGCGCA encodes the following:
- a CDS encoding LCP family protein, which translates into the protein MADDEQPPAAPAPATQSLRTRRRRLSPVLTVILVTQLVVAILTAGTVYVVVRQLDDELGPGLAIPHSGDDKPEADGPKEPLNILVMGSDDRSCAGCGIDGESGGGGSDVTMLLHVSADRQEAYGVSLPRDAIVDRPDCVDHEGEEIPGEDAVLFNTAFAVGGPLCTVQLVETLTGVFVDHFIVLDFRGFKEMVDAVDGVQVCIPKEVRDEKHDIFLDAGTQELTGAQALDYVRERYTLSVTGDIGRMKRQQAFVASMINKLLSANTLSQPTKVRNFLQAVVGSIQVDDELDRVKDLADLAMQFRETGLSDIKFITVPIEDYALDANRLQWTADADRLWQRIIADAPLGRGFSDSSISAAKPPSSQSPTPTAGATASVEQEQERADAQAAGLCA
- a CDS encoding NUDIX hydrolase, encoding MSGWQTHATRTAYENAWIRVREDEVTRPDGSTGVYGVTEVRHPAVFIVPVTEEGEVLLIRLFRYPIGRDSLEVPAGGSDGQEPLVAARRELREETGRTAATWTHLGRVFSLNGVADARAEVFLAQGLADEGGGSQAEEGISEVLTVPWDDVLGMVRTGAIHDSETVSCLMLAGLALGRIG
- a CDS encoding IclR family transcriptional regulator, encoding MDNSSGVGVLDKAALVLTALESGPATLAGLVAATGLARPTAHRLAVALEHHRLVARDMQGRFVLGPRLAELSAAAGEDRLLATAGPVLARLRDITGESAQLWRRQGEHRVCVAAAERPSGLRDTIPVGSQLTMRAGSAAQVLLAWEDPERMHRGLQNAAFSAAALSGIRRRGWAQSVGEREQGVASVSAPVRSPSGKIIAAVSVSGPLERLSRQPGRMHAPAVLAAAERLSESLRRAAAE
- a CDS encoding methylated-DNA--[protein]-cysteine S-methyltransferase encodes the protein MWTVIDSPIGELRLVERHDAITAIEFSPFRDGDGRVRGDRDDAHPMLVETARQLRAYFDRDLKEFDLPLAPVGSDFQRRVWAELVAIGYGETASYGQVAHRLGMTNAASRAVGLANGRNPIPIVIPCHRVIGANGTLTGYAGGLERKQLLLELEQDALF
- a CDS encoding AlkA N-terminal domain-containing protein translates to MTTSGTTPAGHLDPESCYRAVKSRDRRFDGVFYTAVRTTGIYCRPSCPARTPGYANVTFHPSAAAAQAAGYRACKRCLPDATPGSPDWDVSATAAGRAMRLIADGVVDREGVDGLAGRVGYTPRHLSRILTAELGAGPLALARARRAQTARVLIETTALSHTDVAFAAGFSSVRQFNDTIREVYSASPTELRGRRGSARATTGTVSMRLAVRTPFAGRALLDFLAHHLIPGVEAAGPGWYARTLDLPHGPGTVRLDVDDATTSGETAFVAATFALTDLRDTTAAVERARRLVDADCDPVAVGDHFAGDPVVGPLARATPGLRVPGQVDGDEVAVRTVIGQQVSVAGACTVTGRLVAEHGTPVDTGIPGLTHLFPSAATLAALDPATLPMPRSRGRALVGLCAALASGAVALDRGPDRDVVRRRLLELPGVGPWTADYVAMRALAHPDVFLPTDVGVRNALTGLGHDPGAVVAASERWRPWRSYALMHLWNTLMPPVPATLQES
- the gltX gene encoding glutamate--tRNA ligase, coding for MTAPTAPTVRVRMAPSPTGSPHVGLVRTALFNWAFARHHGGTFVVRIEDTDKARSTQESYDSIIDLMRWLGLDWDEGPEVGGPHAPYFQSERGELYADALARLRESRFTYDCYCTTEEVDARRKASGSKVMGYDGFCRELTDEQVAAFVADGRKPVVRFRMPDGSITWTDLVRGEVTFETQFVPDYALCRANGDPLYTLVNPVDDALMEITHVLRGEDLLSSTPRQLALYAALTELGIAQQTPQFGHLPYVLGEGNKKLSKRDPEAHALAYRDQGFLPEGLLNYLALLGWSIAADRDVFSLAEMVEAFDIGDVNPNPARFDLKKAEAINASHLRLLPLDELTHRVLPHLKAAGVVGDPVGDADAQLLELAMPLVGERINKLTEAVDMLGFLFVAEDDFVRDETDVAKVLTEDGRRVVQAAYDAVEPLTQWSTASLQEALQAKLVDELGFKPRNAYGPVRVAVTGKRISPPLFESMELLGRERSLARLRSAVS
- a CDS encoding type II CAAX endopeptidase family protein; amino-acid sequence: MRAELMEGGRLEYHRLQRLGPWAWWRPVVGVLGLLAAFVVVVPFGVLATFTVGIAASGADVTSTVDRMLDTDKVTPLALAYLNVAIAAMIPVTWLLMRSLHGLRPRWLASVLPRIRWGWLLACFGLAVVSLLMTVVVSALLPAQTDGTELSGSLNDFTSTTRDFLLVIVLLTPLQAAGEEYVFRGYLTQAFGGLVRSPWLAVLGPALLFALAHGAQDPPVFFDRFAFGVVAGLLVVWTGGLEAGIAMHVLNNFLAFGVALAFGEMATVLNPTGGTWWSLPVTLTQSLSFLGLTLLVARATGLRTRSEAPVLEAPRPRV